A window of the Arenibacter algicola genome harbors these coding sequences:
- a CDS encoding aldo/keto reductase, with the protein MVIRKFGRTQWDVSEIGYGMWGMGGWTESDDLLSAKSLDLAVENGVNFFDTAWAYGHGHSEKLLGDLLRRFPNKKLYTASKIPAKNFKWPAKPEYSLEESYPTSHIVEYTEKTLKNLQTEQLDLMQFHTWDDSWSDREEWQRAVEDLKKSGKVAAMGISVNRWEPENGIKALKTGVFDAVQVIYNIFDQAPEDVLFPLCKEMDIAVIARVPFDEGTLTGNITKETKFPEGDWRGTYFVPENLIASAERADLLRPLVPDGMTMAEMALRFITMNKTVSTIIPGMRKERNVLMNTVLSDGKGLPNNLYQELKGHRWDRKPTSWSQ; encoded by the coding sequence ATGGTTATAAGAAAATTTGGTAGAACACAGTGGGATGTTAGTGAAATAGGATACGGAATGTGGGGTATGGGCGGATGGACCGAGTCCGATGACCTATTGTCTGCCAAGTCATTGGATCTGGCCGTGGAAAACGGAGTTAATTTTTTCGATACCGCTTGGGCCTATGGTCATGGGCACAGTGAAAAATTACTGGGTGATCTGTTGCGAAGGTTTCCCAATAAAAAGCTTTATACCGCCAGTAAGATCCCGGCGAAAAATTTCAAGTGGCCGGCAAAACCGGAATATAGTTTAGAGGAATCCTATCCTACGTCCCATATTGTGGAATATACGGAAAAGACCCTAAAGAATTTACAAACGGAGCAATTGGATTTAATGCAGTTCCATACCTGGGACGACAGTTGGTCCGATCGGGAGGAGTGGCAAAGAGCTGTTGAAGATTTAAAAAAATCAGGGAAGGTAGCTGCCATGGGTATCAGTGTAAACCGTTGGGAACCCGAAAACGGTATCAAGGCCCTTAAGACAGGAGTGTTCGATGCCGTACAGGTAATTTACAATATTTTTGACCAAGCTCCGGAGGATGTTCTTTTTCCATTATGTAAAGAAATGGATATAGCAGTCATAGCCAGAGTTCCTTTTGATGAAGGTACCTTGACCGGCAATATAACTAAAGAGACCAAGTTTCCGGAAGGGGACTGGAGGGGGACGTATTTTGTTCCCGAGAATTTAATTGCAAGTGCGGAAAGGGCAGACCTGTTGAGGCCATTGGTTCCGGATGGGATGACCATGGCTGAAATGGCTTTGCGCTTTATAACAATGAACAAAACGGTAAGTACCATAATTCCTGGAATGCGCAAGGAAAGGAACGTTTTAATGAACACGGTCTTAAGTGATGGCAAGGGCCTGCCAAACAACTTATATCAAGAATTGAAAGGCCATAGGTGGGATAGAAAACCAACCTCATGGTCACAGTAA
- a CDS encoding alpha/beta hydrolase produces the protein MRNNLILLCALVCLATANAQTGKVFDALTMKSEILKSERKFAVYLPPDYETSNRSYPVLYLLHGAGDDQTGWVQFGEVLRITDNAIKEGKATPMIIVMPDANTGTRGYFNSIKGDWRYEDFFFEELMPHVEKKYRIKGEKRFRAIAGLSMGGGGTFMYALRHPELFSSACPLSAYIGALSLDDFKQRLKNNNESYEAGLVSTYYEKHNALSLIQASSLEDMKSVRWYIDCGDDDFLYEGNSLVHIAMKKKEVPHEYRVREGSHSWTYWRESLPVVLEFISDAFHQY, from the coding sequence ATGCGAAACAATCTAATATTGCTATGCGCGCTAGTTTGCCTGGCAACTGCTAATGCGCAGACCGGAAAGGTATTTGACGCACTTACCATGAAGAGTGAAATCCTAAAGAGTGAAAGGAAATTTGCAGTTTACCTTCCGCCGGATTATGAAACTTCCAATAGGAGTTACCCGGTGTTGTATTTGCTTCATGGCGCTGGTGACGATCAAACGGGTTGGGTGCAATTTGGTGAGGTATTGCGTATTACGGATAATGCTATTAAAGAAGGTAAGGCTACTCCAATGATTATTGTTATGCCAGATGCGAATACGGGAACTAGGGGTTATTTTAATTCCATAAAAGGGGACTGGAGGTATGAGGATTTCTTTTTTGAGGAATTAATGCCCCATGTAGAGAAGAAATATCGGATTAAGGGAGAGAAGCGATTTAGGGCAATAGCTGGCCTTTCCATGGGTGGTGGAGGAACGTTCATGTACGCCTTGCGCCACCCTGAGCTGTTTTCATCGGCCTGTCCGTTGAGTGCTTATATAGGAGCACTAAGTTTGGACGATTTTAAACAAAGACTTAAGAACAATAACGAAAGCTATGAAGCTGGCCTTGTAAGTACCTATTATGAAAAGCACAATGCCCTGTCCCTTATCCAGGCTTCATCCCTAGAAGATATGAAATCGGTTAGATGGTACATAGACTGTGGGGACGATGACTTTCTTTATGAAGGCAATAGTTTAGTGCATATAGCAATGAAAAAGAAAGAGGTGCCCCATGAATATAGGGTAAGGGAAGGAAGCCATAGTTGGACCTACTGGCGGGAATCCCTGCCAGTGGTATTGGAGTTTATTTCCGATGCCTTCCATCAGTATTGA
- the fabV gene encoding enoyl-ACP reductase FabV codes for MIIEPRTRGFICLTSHPKGCEQNVIDQIEYIKSKGAIDGAKKVLVIGASTGFGLASRITSAFGSGASTIGVFFEKPPSEGRPASPGWYNSAAFEKEAHKAGLYAKSINGDAFSNEIKKQTLDLIKADLGQIDMVIYSLASPVRTHPDTGVKYKSVLKPIGAKFQNKTVDFHTGVISEVSIEPAQGDDIENTVAVMGGEDWKMWIDDLKSEGLLSEGFTTIAYSYIGPSLTEAVYRKGTIGRAKDDLEATAFTISDSLKPLNGKAYVSVNKALVTQASSAIPVIPLYISLLYKVMKEEGIHEGCIEQIQRLFQDRLYADKIPTDDKGRIRIDDWEMRADVQARVAELWKEATTETLPKIGDLKGYEKDFFNLFGFMVEGVDYDEDVNEIVEIPGLQ; via the coding sequence ATGATAATAGAGCCTAGAACACGCGGATTTATTTGCCTTACCTCCCATCCAAAAGGATGTGAACAAAATGTTATTGATCAAATTGAATATATAAAATCTAAGGGAGCCATTGATGGGGCCAAAAAAGTACTCGTAATAGGAGCTTCCACTGGATTTGGCTTGGCTTCCAGAATTACCAGTGCCTTCGGTTCCGGAGCTTCTACTATAGGGGTGTTTTTTGAAAAACCGCCTTCCGAGGGCCGTCCGGCCTCACCGGGCTGGTACAACAGTGCAGCTTTCGAAAAAGAAGCACATAAGGCGGGGTTGTACGCTAAAAGTATTAACGGGGACGCCTTTTCCAATGAAATAAAAAAGCAAACCCTAGATTTGATCAAAGCGGATTTGGGTCAAATAGATATGGTTATTTACAGTTTGGCTTCACCGGTAAGGACTCATCCGGACACTGGGGTAAAATATAAATCGGTCTTAAAGCCAATAGGGGCCAAATTTCAAAATAAAACAGTGGACTTTCATACCGGGGTAATATCCGAAGTATCCATAGAACCTGCCCAAGGTGATGATATAGAGAATACGGTGGCCGTTATGGGAGGTGAGGACTGGAAAATGTGGATCGATGATTTGAAAAGTGAAGGATTGCTTTCAGAAGGATTTACTACTATAGCCTATTCTTATATTGGCCCTTCACTTACAGAAGCGGTCTATAGAAAAGGAACCATTGGTCGTGCCAAGGATGATTTGGAAGCTACTGCTTTTACCATATCGGACAGTTTAAAACCGTTAAACGGAAAAGCTTATGTTTCGGTAAATAAGGCATTGGTAACCCAGGCAAGCTCTGCCATACCCGTAATTCCACTATATATATCCCTATTGTACAAGGTAATGAAGGAAGAAGGAATACATGAAGGGTGTATAGAGCAAATTCAACGCCTGTTCCAGGATCGATTATATGCGGACAAAATACCAACAGACGATAAAGGAAGAATAAGGATAGATGATTGGGAAATGCGCGCCGATGTGCAGGCCAGGGTAGCGGAACTTTGGAAGGAAGCCACAACGGAAACCTTGCCAAAGATTGGTGATCTTAAGGGCTATGAGAAAGATTTCTTCAATCTGTTCGGCTTTATGGTAGAAGGGGTGGATTATGATGAGGACGTTAATGAAATAGTCGAAATTCCTGGGCTACAGTAA
- a CDS encoding dipeptidase has product MKKILRYTLAIVLLLYFLATFIVSPILDKRMNLVEYSDPRQLGTEAKELYNSLEFIADLHCDALLWDRDLTKQLDYAHLDFPRMQQANMSLQAFTIVTKSPKGQNFKQNSADAFDEITMLNFVQGRLPDKWFSLYKRAEYQARALQDYQKKFAGKFLLVKSRQDLKKLIALKKTDPEVIGGFLGIEGAHCLEGNLDNVQNLYYEGVRMMAPTHFFDNELGGSAHGITGEGLTDFGREVIHEMNRLGIIIDLAHVSPKMIDEILDQTTRPVLVSHTGVKGTKDSPRNISDHHINRIAASGGLIGIGFFRGAIKGEIKHIVEAMKYVRDMVGIEHVALGSDFDGAATTPIDVTGLPFIVQELMDQGFSEMEIRAIMGENVKRFLMEHLP; this is encoded by the coding sequence ATGAAAAAAATTCTTAGGTACACTTTGGCCATTGTACTCCTTCTGTATTTTCTGGCAACGTTTATTGTATCCCCAATTTTGGACAAGCGTATGAACCTTGTTGAATATAGCGATCCAAGGCAGCTCGGGACCGAAGCAAAAGAATTGTACAATTCACTTGAGTTTATTGCGGATTTGCATTGCGATGCCTTGCTATGGGATCGTGACCTGACCAAACAATTGGATTATGCCCATTTGGATTTTCCGCGAATGCAACAGGCCAATATGAGTTTGCAGGCTTTTACCATTGTTACCAAATCTCCAAAAGGACAGAATTTTAAGCAGAATAGTGCCGACGCTTTCGATGAAATTACGATGTTGAATTTTGTACAGGGCCGACTGCCGGATAAGTGGTTTAGTTTGTACAAGCGGGCCGAGTATCAGGCAAGGGCATTGCAGGACTACCAAAAGAAGTTTGCCGGTAAATTCTTATTGGTGAAATCCCGACAAGATTTAAAAAAACTGATTGCATTAAAGAAAACAGACCCTGAGGTAATTGGGGGATTCTTGGGTATTGAAGGTGCCCATTGCCTGGAGGGGAATTTGGATAATGTACAGAATCTTTATTATGAAGGGGTAAGGATGATGGCTCCCACGCATTTTTTCGATAATGAACTGGGAGGATCTGCTCATGGTATTACTGGGGAAGGGCTTACCGATTTCGGCAGGGAGGTAATCCATGAAATGAACCGTTTGGGTATCATAATCGATTTGGCGCATGTCTCCCCAAAAATGATAGATGAAATTCTTGACCAAACTACCCGCCCTGTCCTGGTGTCGCACACTGGGGTTAAAGGGACCAAGGATAGTCCCCGGAACATATCTGACCACCATATAAATAGAATTGCGGCATCGGGCGGACTAATAGGTATTGGGTTTTTTAGGGGTGCCATAAAAGGGGAGATCAAGCATATAGTGGAGGCTATGAAGTATGTCCGTGATATGGTCGGCATTGAGCATGTGGCCCTAGGTTCCGATTTTGACGGGGCGGCCACAACACCTATAGATGTAACAGGCCTTCCTTTTATTGTTCAAGAATTAATGGACCAAGGTTTTTCGGAAATGGAGATCAGAGCCATTATGGGTGAGAATGTCAAGCGGTTTTTAATGGAACATTTGCCTTAA
- a CDS encoding sensor histidine kinase encodes MQETKSLSLEPFFNLSMDLLCIAGYDGYFKKVNPAVVKLLGYSEEELFSRPIREFIHEEDRDLTARYRENLKNNVPLVNYENRYVCKSGEIIWLHWTSIPLDDEKLVYAIAKNITHKKKLEKERIEHLINLVDKNQELKRLNYTASHDLRSPVNNLLSIFGFLDVSKIDDDEMLETLDYMKLATEGLNNSLNKYVDLLSKKDNSNIELEEVDFESILKQVKSSISSLLVNANVTFKVDFSALKGVRHNVNYLESVFLNLMTNSIKYAKPDVPPVITITSRILEDRKQLVYTDNGLGFDMDQVGDKIFGLNQKFHHNGDSKGVGLYLVYNHIASLGGKISVDSEVDKGTTFTITFKS; translated from the coding sequence ATGCAAGAAACTAAAAGCCTTAGCCTGGAACCCTTTTTTAATCTTTCCATGGATTTATTATGTATAGCCGGTTATGATGGCTATTTTAAAAAAGTAAATCCCGCTGTGGTAAAACTTTTGGGTTATTCGGAAGAGGAATTGTTCTCTAGGCCCATTAGAGAATTTATCCATGAAGAAGATAGGGATCTTACCGCTAGGTACAGGGAGAATTTGAAAAATAATGTGCCCTTAGTGAATTATGAGAACAGATACGTCTGTAAATCAGGTGAGATTATTTGGTTGCATTGGACTTCCATACCCTTGGATGATGAGAAATTGGTATATGCTATCGCCAAAAATATTACCCACAAAAAGAAATTGGAAAAGGAGCGCATAGAGCACCTAATAAACTTGGTAGATAAAAACCAAGAGTTAAAACGGCTCAATTATACCGCATCGCATGATTTAAGGTCTCCTGTAAACAATTTACTGTCCATATTTGGGTTTTTGGATGTGAGTAAAATTGATGATGATGAAATGTTGGAAACCTTGGATTATATGAAGTTGGCCACTGAGGGCCTCAATAATTCCCTAAACAAGTATGTAGACCTTTTAAGTAAGAAAGACAACTCTAACATTGAGTTGGAAGAAGTAGATTTTGAATCAATACTCAAACAGGTCAAGTCATCCATCAGTTCCCTGTTGGTCAATGCCAATGTAACGTTTAAGGTCGATTTTTCAGCCTTAAAGGGAGTAAGACATAACGTGAATTATTTGGAAAGTGTTTTTTTGAACCTGATGACCAATTCCATAAAATATGCAAAGCCAGATGTGCCCCCCGTTATTACCATAACATCACGGATATTGGAGGATAGGAAACAGTTGGTCTATACGGATAACGGACTTGGTTTTGATATGGACCAAGTTGGGGATAAAATCTTTGGATTAAATCAAAAATTTCACCACAATGGGGACAGTAAAGGCGTTGGCCTATATTTAGTGTATAATCACATTGCCAGCCTAGGGGGTAAAATTTCTGTGGATAGTGAAGTTGATAAGGGTACTACTTTTACAATTACCTTTAAATCATAA
- a CDS encoding bifunctional 5,10-methylenetetrahydrofolate dehydrogenase/5,10-methenyltetrahydrofolate cyclohydrolase produces MEILDGKKVSNQIKEEIAAEVAKMRERGEKVPHLAAVIVGNDGASLTYVGSKVRSCEKVGFESTLVQLPSTTSEQELLNKIEELNEDDDIDGFIVQLPLPEQINTQRVLLAVDPDKDVDGFHPTNFGKMALDMSTFIPATPFGILELLERYKVETKGKHTVVIGRSHIVGRPMSILMGRKGWPGNSTVTLTHSHTKNITQIISQADIVISALGVPNFLKAEMVKDDAVIIDVGITRVPDDTKEKGYYITGDVDFENVSKKASYITPVPGGVGPMTIAMLLKNTLLARERHRSQK; encoded by the coding sequence ATGGAAATTTTAGACGGTAAAAAAGTATCGAATCAAATTAAGGAGGAAATAGCCGCTGAGGTGGCTAAAATGAGGGAGCGTGGAGAAAAGGTGCCACATTTGGCAGCGGTAATCGTTGGGAACGACGGTGCCAGTCTAACCTATGTTGGTAGCAAGGTAAGATCTTGTGAGAAAGTAGGATTCGAGTCTACCTTGGTTCAGTTGCCAAGCACCACCTCGGAACAGGAGTTGTTGAACAAGATAGAAGAACTTAACGAAGATGATGATATAGACGGATTTATTGTTCAATTGCCGTTACCGGAGCAGATCAATACACAGCGCGTTTTGTTGGCGGTTGATCCCGATAAGGATGTGGACGGATTCCATCCTACCAATTTTGGAAAAATGGCCCTGGATATGAGTACTTTTATTCCTGCCACGCCTTTTGGTATATTGGAACTATTGGAAAGATATAAGGTAGAAACTAAGGGGAAACACACTGTGGTTATTGGTCGTAGCCATATAGTGGGTAGGCCAATGAGCATACTTATGGGTAGAAAAGGCTGGCCTGGAAACTCCACGGTTACCTTGACCCATAGCCATACTAAAAATATTACCCAGATAATTTCACAGGCCGATATTGTTATTTCCGCTTTGGGAGTTCCCAACTTTTTAAAAGCCGAAATGGTGAAGGATGATGCGGTAATCATCGATGTGGGCATTACAAGAGTGCCGGACGATACCAAGGAAAAGGGATATTATATCACCGGGGATGTAGATTTTGAAAATGTGAGCAAGAAGGCCTCTTATATTACTCCGGTTCCTGGAGGTGTGGGGCCAATGACCATTGCCATGTTGTTGAAAAATACCTTGTTGGCGCGGGAAAGGCATAGAAGCCAAAAATAA
- a CDS encoding four helix bundle protein, translating into MAKVERFEDLEIWQLAREICNKVHQIFETTSLGDNYALRNQMDKSSGSIMDNISEGFERNGNREFIQFLSIAQASCGELRSQLYRVLDRNHIDKASFEALYEMVLLESKKISSFINYLSRSEYKGSKFNKQQP; encoded by the coding sequence ATGGCAAAGGTTGAAAGATTTGAAGATTTGGAAATATGGCAGTTGGCTCGGGAGATATGTAATAAAGTGCATCAAATTTTTGAAACCACCTCTTTAGGCGACAATTATGCTCTTCGGAATCAGATGGATAAAAGTTCTGGTTCAATTATGGATAATATTTCAGAAGGGTTCGAACGTAACGGCAATCGAGAATTCATTCAATTTTTAAGTATAGCACAAGCTTCGTGTGGGGAACTACGTTCCCAGCTTTATAGAGTATTGGATAGAAATCATATAGATAAGGCTTCTTTCGAGGCCCTATACGAAATGGTTCTTTTAGAAAGTAAAAAAATAAGTTCCTTTATAAATTACTTGTCCCGGTCAGAATACAAGGGGTCAAAATTCAACAAACAACAACCTTGA
- the ffh gene encoding signal recognition particle protein: MFDNLSEKLDKALHVLKGHGQITEINVAETLKEVRRALLDADVNFKIAKEFTNKVKEKALGQDVLTSLQPGQLMVKLVKDELTELMGGDAEGINLSGTPSVILMSGLQGSGKTTFSGKLANYLKTKKTKKPLLVACDVYRPAAIDQLHVVGEQIGVEVFSDRGNNDPVAISKAGIAHAKANGFNVVIIDTAGRLAVDEQMMTEIANIHKAIQPQETLFVVDSMTGQDAVNTAKSFNDVLNFDGVILTKLDGDTRGGAAISIKSVVNKPIKFIGTGEKMDAIDVFYPSRMAERILGMGDVVSLVERAQEQFDEEEARKIQKKIAKNKFGFDDFLSQIQQIKKMGSLKDLMGMIPGAGKALKGLDIDDDAFKHIEAIIHSMTPDERSTPAKLNASRKKRIAKGSGTSIQEINQLLKQFDQMSKMMKMMQGGGGKKMMQMMGAMKGMK, translated from the coding sequence ATGTTTGATAATTTAAGTGAAAAGTTGGATAAGGCGTTACATGTTCTAAAAGGACATGGACAAATTACAGAGATCAATGTTGCGGAAACCTTAAAGGAGGTGCGTAGGGCACTTTTGGATGCGGATGTCAACTTTAAAATTGCCAAGGAGTTTACCAACAAGGTTAAGGAAAAGGCATTGGGACAGGATGTTTTGACCTCCCTTCAGCCAGGGCAGTTAATGGTGAAATTGGTGAAGGACGAGCTTACGGAGCTTATGGGCGGAGACGCAGAGGGCATCAATTTGTCCGGTACGCCTTCCGTAATCCTAATGTCCGGTTTACAGGGTTCGGGTAAAACTACCTTTTCGGGAAAATTGGCCAATTATCTCAAAACCAAAAAGACAAAAAAACCATTGTTGGTGGCCTGTGATGTGTATAGGCCAGCGGCGATAGACCAGCTTCATGTTGTTGGAGAGCAGATTGGTGTTGAGGTTTTTTCGGACCGGGGAAATAATGATCCCGTTGCCATCTCAAAAGCAGGTATTGCCCATGCCAAGGCCAATGGTTTTAATGTAGTTATTATAGATACGGCAGGTCGTTTGGCTGTGGATGAGCAAATGATGACTGAAATTGCCAATATCCATAAAGCCATTCAGCCTCAGGAAACTCTGTTTGTGGTCGATTCAATGACTGGTCAGGATGCTGTTAATACTGCTAAATCTTTTAACGACGTTCTTAATTTTGACGGGGTAATATTGACAAAATTGGATGGTGATACCCGTGGTGGTGCCGCTATTTCCATTAAGTCGGTCGTAAACAAACCTATTAAATTTATAGGAACCGGGGAAAAGATGGATGCCATAGATGTCTTCTATCCTTCCCGTATGGCCGAGCGGATTCTAGGGATGGGAGATGTAGTTTCTTTAGTAGAAAGGGCCCAGGAACAGTTTGATGAGGAAGAGGCCAGAAAAATCCAGAAGAAAATAGCCAAGAACAAATTTGGCTTCGATGATTTTTTAAGCCAGATCCAGCAGATAAAAAAGATGGGTAGTCTTAAAGACCTTATGGGGATGATTCCGGGAGCAGGAAAGGCTTTAAAGGGATTGGATATAGATGATGATGCCTTTAAACATATAGAGGCCATTATACATTCCATGACCCCTGATGAGCGTTCTACCCCGGCCAAATTAAATGCCAGCCGCAAAAAACGTATAGCCAAAGGTAGTGGTACCAGCATTCAGGAAATAAACCAATTGTTGAAGCAGTTTGATCAAATGAGCAAGATGATGAAAATGATGCAAGGTGGCGGAGGCAAAAAGATGATGCAAATGATGGGGGCCATGAAGGGGATGAAGTAA
- a CDS encoding RNA polymerase sigma factor, which produces MKAIKEEHVCKEDVYASIFSTYSKTVFNYIYYKFGNEEKAYDVVQEAFIKLWENCSKVAPDKAKSYVYTIANNLYLNVLKAEKVRLKYAPDTNAVVNESPDFIMEEQEYKEKLERALAALPENQRTTFLLNRIDGKKYGEIADMEGVSVKAIEKRMHLALKTLREQIEGI; this is translated from the coding sequence TTGAAAGCTATCAAAGAAGAACATGTTTGCAAGGAAGATGTCTACGCCTCAATCTTCAGCACTTATTCCAAAACGGTCTTTAACTATATATATTATAAGTTTGGCAATGAAGAAAAAGCGTATGATGTTGTACAGGAAGCATTTATAAAATTATGGGAAAACTGTTCCAAGGTTGCTCCGGATAAGGCAAAGTCCTATGTATATACCATTGCCAACAATTTATACCTGAATGTGCTAAAGGCAGAAAAGGTAAGATTAAAATACGCCCCGGATACCAATGCAGTGGTGAATGAGTCCCCAGACTTTATAATGGAAGAACAGGAATATAAAGAGAAATTGGAACGGGCGTTGGCGGCTTTGCCCGAAAATCAACGTACTACCTTTTTATTAAATAGGATCGACGGAAAGAAATATGGAGAAATAGCGGACATGGAAGGCGTAAGTGTGAAGGCTATTGAAAAAAGAATGCACCTGGCCCTAAAAACCCTTAGGGAACAGATTGAAGGGATATAG
- a CDS encoding FecR family protein: protein MQENYLAKWLNNELTEEELAKFKETKEYASYLKLREATNNLAGPDFDMAKAWENLNKHKATTNNKVIKLNPYKKYLGIAAAIAIIFVASFLYHNSLNEEISTQYAERAEIVLPDASEVKLNAESQISYSKKNWDKKRDIVLDGEAFFKVAKGKRFTVTTDNGTVTVLGTQFNVENRKGYFEVACYEGLVSVLYNKEEIKLPAGNSLVVINGELQALAIPNTKEPSWIRNESSFKSIPLKYVLDEFQRQFNIEVTIENIDTNQLFTGSFSNTDKELALQSISTPSQIKFKLEGNKVLFYAETP, encoded by the coding sequence ATGCAAGAAAATTATTTGGCAAAATGGCTCAACAACGAACTCACGGAAGAGGAGTTGGCTAAATTTAAGGAGACCAAAGAGTATGCCTCGTATTTAAAATTACGGGAAGCCACCAATAATTTGGCAGGCCCTGATTTTGACATGGCCAAGGCTTGGGAAAACCTTAACAAACACAAGGCTACCACTAATAACAAGGTAATTAAACTTAACCCTTATAAGAAATACTTGGGCATTGCTGCAGCAATAGCCATAATTTTTGTTGCTTCATTTTTGTACCATAACAGTTTAAATGAAGAAATAAGTACGCAATATGCAGAAAGGGCTGAAATAGTACTTCCGGATGCATCCGAGGTAAAGCTAAATGCGGAATCCCAAATTTCATACAGCAAAAAGAATTGGGATAAAAAAAGAGATATAGTGCTAGATGGGGAAGCGTTTTTTAAAGTAGCAAAAGGGAAGCGTTTTACCGTAACTACAGATAATGGAACCGTAACTGTCTTGGGTACTCAATTTAATGTAGAAAACAGAAAGGGCTATTTTGAAGTAGCCTGTTATGAAGGTTTGGTAAGTGTTCTCTACAACAAGGAAGAAATTAAACTTCCCGCCGGTAATTCTTTGGTAGTTATCAATGGAGAATTACAGGCTTTGGCAATACCAAACACAAAGGAACCATCCTGGATTAGGAACGAAAGTAGCTTTAAGAGTATTCCTTTGAAATATGTTTTGGATGAATTTCAAAGACAATTTAATATTGAGGTCACTATCGAAAATATTGATACCAATCAATTATTTACAGGATCCTTTAGCAATACCGACAAGGAATTAGCGTTGCAAAGTATAAGTACTCCTTCTCAGATCAAATTTAAATTAGAGGGGAATAAAGTGCTATTCTATGCTGAAACACCATAA